A stretch of the Thermus thermophilus genome encodes the following:
- a CDS encoding Mur ligase family protein encodes MRLVYGLGRSGLGVLRFLRKRGLPARFYDDRPREEEVREALALGFRPDWDLEEAYEEVVAAPGVPLDHPHLRRLTARGAKVLGEAELAYRLSPTPIVGITGTAGKTSTTLFTAHLLRAHGLRAREGGNVDPPLVSVVDEAEVAVAELSSFQLERVHAFRPRVAVLLNLGVDHLDRHGTVEAYHAAKLNLLKNLTPEDALVYNRLDPKVRRAAEASPARLYPFTPGSTPRETNLQAALEATRAYLDLLGRPLDPGAVAEALRTLPEAPHRFQAFARKGGVVFIDDSIATRTEAVRAALEAAPAPIAWILGGKDKGADLAPLLPLLGRVRVALALGRDGPRFARALEGRTEVVVIAEKDGRTAMRKAVEEALSRLEQGSVLLAPLAASFDQFRDYKDRAQAFREAVFALGGEPWTPSSF; translated from the coding sequence ATGAGGCTCGTCTACGGCTTAGGACGAAGCGGCCTCGGCGTCCTCCGCTTCCTGAGGAAACGGGGGCTTCCCGCCCGCTTCTACGACGACCGCCCCCGGGAAGAGGAGGTGAGGGAGGCTTTGGCCCTGGGCTTCCGGCCGGACTGGGACCTGGAGGAGGCCTACGAGGAGGTGGTGGCCGCCCCCGGGGTGCCCCTGGACCACCCCCACCTGAGAAGGCTCACCGCCCGGGGCGCCAAGGTCCTCGGGGAGGCGGAGCTCGCCTACCGCCTCTCCCCCACCCCCATCGTGGGGATCACGGGAACCGCGGGCAAGACCAGCACCACCCTCTTCACCGCCCACCTCCTCCGCGCCCACGGGCTTAGGGCCCGGGAGGGGGGGAACGTGGACCCCCCGCTCGTGAGCGTGGTGGACGAGGCGGAGGTGGCTGTGGCGGAGCTCTCCAGCTTCCAGCTGGAAAGGGTCCACGCCTTCCGCCCCAGGGTGGCCGTCCTCCTGAACCTCGGGGTGGACCACCTGGACCGGCACGGCACCGTGGAGGCCTACCACGCCGCCAAGCTCAACCTCCTCAAAAACCTCACCCCCGAGGACGCCCTCGTCTACAACCGCCTGGACCCCAAGGTGCGCCGGGCGGCGGAGGCAAGCCCCGCCCGCCTTTACCCCTTCACCCCGGGGTCCACCCCCAGGGAGACCAACCTCCAGGCCGCCTTGGAGGCCACGCGGGCCTACCTGGACCTCCTGGGGAGGCCTCTGGACCCCGGGGCCGTGGCCGAGGCCCTAAGGACCCTCCCCGAGGCCCCCCACCGCTTCCAGGCCTTCGCCCGCAAGGGGGGGGTGGTCTTCATTGACGACTCCATCGCCACGAGGACCGAGGCGGTGCGGGCCGCCCTCGAGGCCGCCCCCGCCCCCATCGCCTGGATCCTGGGCGGGAAGGACAAAGGGGCCGACCTCGCCCCCCTCCTCCCCCTCCTCGGCCGGGTCCGGGTGGCCCTGGCCCTCGGCCGGGACGGCCCCCGCTTCGCCCGGGCCCTGGAGGGGAGGACCGAGGTGGTGGTCATCGCGGAGAAGGACGGCCGCACCGCCATGCGCAAGGCGGTGGAGGAGGCCCTCTCCCGGCTGGAGCAGGGGAGCGTCCTCCTCGCGCCCCTGGCGGCGAGCTTTGACCAGTTCCGCGACTACAAGGACCGCGCCCAGGCCTTCCGGGAAGCGGTCTTCGCCTTGGGAGGTGAGCCGTGGACCCCGTCCTCCTTCTAA
- a CDS encoding phospho-N-acetylmuramoyl-pentapeptide-transferase codes for MVLATALLLAWVLTAFWIALAPGLGLGKRVRAEGPKAHLAKAGTPSMGGVAFLLAAALAYGLHGGDAFKGLWLLGLGFALLGAVDDLSGSRLRPLRAREKLLAQGVMGLVFALWASRLVDYTPWPWLDVLLILLAVVGAANAFNFTDGLDGLLASVTAVILLPFYPYPLAQALLGGVLGFLWHNAPRAKVFMGDTGSQALGAMVAGLFVLTGKLWLLPLAAIVPVAEVLSVVAQVAYFRRTGRRLLRMSPLHHHFELLGWDEAKIVFRFAVVTALAVALAFGGGG; via the coding sequence ATGGTCCTAGCCACCGCCCTCCTTCTCGCCTGGGTCCTCACGGCCTTCTGGATCGCCTTGGCCCCCGGCCTGGGCCTGGGAAAGCGGGTCCGCGCCGAAGGCCCCAAGGCCCACCTCGCCAAAGCAGGCACCCCCAGCATGGGCGGGGTGGCCTTCCTCCTGGCCGCCGCCCTGGCCTACGGGCTTCACGGGGGGGACGCCTTTAAGGGGCTTTGGCTCCTCGGCCTCGGCTTCGCCCTCCTCGGGGCGGTGGACGATCTTTCGGGAAGCCGCCTAAGGCCCCTCAGGGCCCGGGAGAAGCTCCTCGCCCAGGGGGTCATGGGCCTCGTCTTCGCCCTCTGGGCCTCGAGGCTCGTGGACTACACCCCCTGGCCCTGGCTGGACGTCCTCCTCATCCTCCTCGCCGTGGTGGGGGCGGCCAACGCCTTCAACTTCACCGACGGCCTGGACGGCCTCCTCGCCTCGGTGACCGCCGTGATCCTCCTGCCCTTCTACCCCTACCCCCTGGCCCAGGCCCTGCTGGGCGGGGTGCTGGGCTTCCTCTGGCACAACGCCCCCCGGGCCAAGGTCTTCATGGGGGACACGGGGAGCCAGGCCTTGGGGGCCATGGTGGCGGGGCTCTTCGTCCTCACGGGGAAGCTCTGGCTCCTGCCCCTCGCCGCCATCGTCCCCGTGGCGGAGGTGCTCTCGGTGGTGGCCCAGGTGGCCTACTTCCGGCGCACGGGGCGCCGCCTCCTCCGCATGAGCCCCCTCCACCACCACTTTGAGCTCCTCGGCTGGGACGAGGCCAAGATCGTCTTCCGCTTCGCCGTGGTCACCGCCTTGGCCGTGGCCCTGGCCTTCGGAGGTGGAGGATGA